The proteins below are encoded in one region of Streptomyces cyanogenus:
- a CDS encoding MBL fold metallo-hydrolase gives MVSAFDHGGGVRSVRVPIPDNPLGHTLVYVVDTDRGPVLVDTGWDDPGSWDALRAGLAACGTAVGEVYGVVITHHHPDHHGLSARVREASGAWVALHAADAAIVRRTRETRPERWFSYMAAKLTAAGAPEAHVAPLRTPRARTLPGLSPALPDREIVPGELLDLPGRRLRAVWTPGHTPGHVCLHLEEEHPARLPGHGRLFSGDHLLPGITPHIGLYEDPDDATVTDPLGDYLDSLERIGRLSPAEVLPAHQHAFADAPGRVRALLDHHESRLAGLLALLAEPLTPWQLAERMEWNRPWTDIPYGSRNIAVSEAESHLRRLVKLGRAEPVPGSDPVTYTAV, from the coding sequence ATGGTGTCGGCGTTCGATCATGGTGGGGGCGTACGGTCCGTCCGGGTGCCCATTCCGGACAACCCCCTCGGGCACACGCTGGTGTACGTGGTGGACACGGACCGGGGGCCGGTGCTGGTCGACACCGGGTGGGACGACCCGGGGTCCTGGGACGCGCTCAGAGCAGGGCTGGCGGCCTGCGGTACGGCGGTCGGGGAGGTGTACGGCGTCGTGATCACCCACCACCACCCGGACCACCACGGCCTCTCGGCGCGGGTACGGGAGGCCTCCGGTGCCTGGGTGGCGCTGCACGCGGCCGACGCGGCGATCGTGCGCCGGACCCGGGAGACCCGGCCGGAGCGGTGGTTCTCGTACATGGCGGCCAAGCTGACGGCCGCCGGGGCGCCCGAGGCGCACGTGGCGCCGCTGCGGACGCCCCGCGCGCGGACCCTGCCCGGTCTCTCCCCGGCCCTGCCCGACCGGGAGATCGTCCCCGGCGAACTCCTCGACCTGCCCGGCCGCCGGCTGCGCGCGGTCTGGACGCCGGGGCACACGCCGGGCCATGTCTGCCTGCACCTGGAGGAGGAGCACCCGGCCCGTCTCCCGGGCCACGGGCGCCTGTTCAGCGGGGACCACCTGCTGCCCGGGATCACCCCGCACATCGGCCTGTACGAGGACCCCGACGACGCGACGGTCACCGATCCCCTCGGGGACTACCTGGACTCCCTGGAGCGGATCGGCCGGCTCTCCCCCGCCGAGGTCCTCCCGGCCCACCAGCACGCCTTCGCCGACGCGCCGGGGCGTGTCCGCGCCCTGCTCGACCACCACGAGAGCCGCCTGGCCGGCCTCCTCGCCCTCCTCGCCGAGCCCCTCACGCCCTGGCAGCTCGCCGAACGCATGGAGTGGAACCGCCCCTGGACCGACATCCCCTACGGCTCGCGCAACATCGCGGTCTCGGAGGCGGAGTCCCATCTGCGCCGCCTGGTGAAACTGGGCCGGGCGGAACCGGTACCGGGCAGCGACCCGGTGACGTACACGGCGGTGTAG
- a CDS encoding DUF4145 domain-containing protein, with protein sequence MAGHSDIVHYRGPDNRIVEISDGSSYESITCGHCREKVVGCVIAAHYKFSATKWIRCPSCGAGSVIYQGAQYPGPKIGGDVAGLPEDVHRAYEEARACASVNAFTAAEVMCRKILMHVAVDKGAEENKSFAFYIQYLSDNGYVTPPMTPWVDAIRKNGNVAVHEIPATDEGRAVGTLIFTEQLLRLVYLMEHLAAKYAS encoded by the coding sequence ATGGCTGGACACAGCGACATCGTTCATTACAGAGGCCCCGACAACCGGATAGTCGAAATTAGTGATGGAAGCTCCTATGAATCCATCACCTGTGGACACTGCCGGGAAAAAGTTGTTGGCTGCGTAATCGCCGCTCACTACAAATTTTCCGCCACCAAGTGGATTAGATGCCCCTCCTGTGGCGCAGGGAGCGTTATTTACCAGGGAGCCCAATATCCCGGGCCAAAGATTGGTGGTGATGTCGCAGGGTTGCCGGAAGATGTGCATCGCGCCTACGAAGAAGCCAGGGCTTGCGCGTCAGTAAATGCCTTCACCGCAGCAGAGGTGATGTGTCGTAAGATCCTTATGCACGTTGCTGTGGATAAGGGAGCTGAAGAGAATAAGTCTTTCGCCTTCTATATTCAATATCTGAGCGACAATGGGTACGTCACGCCGCCCATGACGCCATGGGTGGATGCGATTCGGAAAAACGGCAACGTCGCAGTACACGAAATCCCCGCCACGGATGAGGGGCGAGCCGTCGGTACACTAATTTTCACTGAACAGCTTTTGCGGCTGGTGTACCTGATGGAACATCTCGCAGCCAAGTATGCCTCTTGA
- a CDS encoding carboxymuconolactone decarboxylase family protein, translating into MDARLDYFASPSAGRVLKHFMSAGKALKDSPLPAATQELVALRVSQINGCAACIDMHTKEAAAAGETPVRLNLVAAWREATVFTEAERAALELAEEGTRVADAAGGVSDAVWAYAAKHYDEEQLSALVVLVSFMNAANRLNIITRQPAGHYEPGQFH; encoded by the coding sequence ATGGACGCGCGACTGGACTACTTCGCCAGCCCGAGCGCAGGCAGGGTCCTGAAGCACTTCATGTCGGCGGGCAAGGCGCTCAAGGACTCGCCGCTGCCGGCCGCGACGCAGGAGCTGGTGGCGCTGCGCGTGAGCCAGATCAACGGCTGCGCCGCCTGCATCGACATGCACACCAAGGAGGCCGCCGCTGCCGGCGAGACCCCGGTGCGGCTGAACCTGGTCGCGGCGTGGCGGGAGGCCACGGTCTTCACCGAGGCCGAGCGTGCCGCGCTGGAGCTGGCGGAGGAAGGGACCCGGGTCGCGGATGCGGCCGGGGGCGTCAGTGACGCGGTGTGGGCGTACGCCGCCAAGCACTACGACGAGGAGCAGCTCTCCGCCCTCGTGGTCCTGGTCTCCTTCATGAACGCGGCGAACCGGCTGAACATCATCACCCGGCAGCCGGCCGGCCACTACGAGCCCGGACAGTTCCACTGA
- a CDS encoding chitinase has translation MNTRIPRTALAALLPLTATAMLVGNGQPANAAAATSTWPAHFAAPYLQIGPGTVGDMADDMATTGLKHYTLAFLIPQNGCTAKWEFNGDPVGAFSSEINALKANGGDVIISFGGAAGGELAQTCTSVSDLTAAYADIVNTYGVTRLDFDIEGATLDDTAANTRRNQALAALQAQNPSVQVDYTLAVAPDGLPSAQTQLLQDAKDNGVNVSTVNLMTMDFGDGHNPLADAESAAEATARQLADIYGVSTSQAYQMMGLTPIAGKNDDDEVFSQADAATLENFAASNGVQELSFWEVDGYDKPTGYAYSNTFNQITTAQAPHASARTPRTAH, from the coding sequence ATGAACACTCGCATCCCCAGGACCGCTCTCGCCGCGCTTCTGCCGCTCACCGCCACCGCCATGCTGGTCGGCAACGGACAGCCGGCCAACGCCGCCGCGGCGACGTCGACGTGGCCCGCGCACTTCGCGGCCCCCTACCTCCAGATCGGTCCCGGCACAGTCGGTGACATGGCCGACGACATGGCCACCACCGGTCTGAAGCACTACACGCTGGCATTCCTCATCCCCCAGAACGGCTGTACTGCCAAATGGGAGTTCAACGGTGACCCCGTCGGCGCCTTCAGTTCGGAAATCAACGCGCTCAAGGCCAACGGTGGAGACGTCATCATCTCCTTCGGCGGAGCCGCCGGTGGCGAACTCGCCCAGACCTGCACCTCCGTCTCCGACCTGACCGCCGCCTACGCCGACATCGTCAACACCTACGGCGTCACCCGGCTTGACTTCGACATCGAAGGCGCGACCCTCGACGACACCGCAGCCAACACCCGCCGCAACCAGGCGCTCGCCGCGCTTCAGGCACAGAACCCCTCGGTACAGGTGGACTACACGCTCGCGGTCGCCCCCGACGGCCTGCCCTCCGCACAGACCCAACTCCTCCAGGACGCCAAGGACAACGGTGTCAACGTCAGCACCGTCAACCTCATGACCATGGACTTCGGCGACGGACACAACCCGCTCGCCGACGCGGAATCGGCCGCAGAGGCAACCGCCCGCCAACTCGCCGATATCTACGGCGTTTCCACCTCGCAGGCGTACCAGATGATGGGCCTGACGCCGATCGCCGGCAAGAACGACGACGACGAAGTCTTCTCCCAGGCCGACGCCGCCACGCTGGAGAACTTCGCCGCCTCCAACGGAGTCCAGGAGCTGTCCTTCTGGGAGGTCGACGGGTACGACAAGCCCACCGGCTACGCCTACTCCAACACCTTCAACCAGATCACCACCGCCCAGGCACCCCACGCGAGCGCACGGACACCACGCACCGCACACTGA
- a CDS encoding RNA polymerase sigma-70 factor, translating to MTKVEEFEELRPLLFSIAYRILGSVGEAEDAVQETWLRFDGSATRVASAKAFLSATVTRISIDVLRSARVRREEYVGPWFPEPLLSDPYQDPARSAELADSVSMAALLLLERLSPLERSVFVLREVFGFGFDEVAAAVGRSEAACRQLLVRARRHMQAGRPRFEADRRERQELAKRFFDALKNGDVGGLRNLLAADVQLVGDGGGKAPQLARAVSGTENVARLLASVFPLLARIDVTFAPQEINGQPGAIFRDRDGKVLHILALEVLDGRIQTIRSVINPDKLGHLGPVADAWAIDREVKQARGRTK from the coding sequence GTGACCAAGGTCGAGGAGTTCGAGGAGCTGCGGCCGCTGCTGTTCTCGATCGCCTACCGCATTCTGGGCAGCGTGGGTGAGGCCGAGGACGCGGTGCAGGAAACGTGGCTGCGCTTCGACGGTTCGGCGACCCGGGTCGCGTCGGCCAAGGCGTTTCTGTCGGCCACGGTGACGCGGATCTCGATCGACGTGCTGCGCTCCGCGCGGGTGAGGCGGGAGGAGTACGTGGGCCCTTGGTTCCCCGAGCCGCTGCTCAGCGATCCGTATCAGGATCCGGCGCGTTCGGCGGAGCTGGCCGACTCGGTGTCGATGGCGGCGCTGCTGCTCCTGGAGCGGCTCAGCCCGCTGGAGCGGTCGGTGTTCGTCCTGCGAGAGGTGTTCGGCTTCGGGTTCGACGAGGTCGCCGCGGCGGTGGGGCGGTCGGAGGCGGCGTGCCGGCAGCTGCTGGTACGGGCCCGGCGGCACATGCAGGCCGGACGGCCACGGTTCGAAGCGGACCGTCGGGAGCGGCAGGAGCTGGCGAAGCGGTTCTTCGACGCGCTGAAGAACGGTGACGTCGGCGGCCTGCGGAATCTGCTGGCCGCCGACGTCCAGCTGGTCGGGGACGGCGGCGGCAAGGCCCCGCAGCTCGCCAGGGCCGTCAGCGGAACCGAGAACGTGGCCCGGCTGCTCGCCTCCGTCTTCCCCCTGTTGGCCCGGATCGACGTGACGTTCGCGCCGCAGGAGATCAACGGGCAGCCCGGCGCGATCTTCCGCGACCGGGACGGCAAGGTGCTCCACATCCTGGCCCTGGAGGTGCTCGACGGGCGGATCCAGACCATTCGCTCCGTGATCAATCCCGACAAGCTCGGCCACCTCGGGCCGGTCGCCGACGCCTGGGCCATCGACCGTGAGGTGAAGCAGGCCCGCGGGCGGACGAAGTGA
- a CDS encoding IS110 family transposase yields MTTQVPCLWVGIDASKAHHWWVAIDDTGTTVWSRKVGNDEAAILAGLSEILALAREVRWAVDLTGTAPALLLALLADHGQRVVYVPGRTVNRMAGAYRGEAKTDARDAYIIAETARLRRDFAPVEAPTNLGADLALLTTHRSDLIADRVRLLNRLHDVLTGISPALEAAFDYADHKGALVLLTGYQTPATLRRCGQARLTRWLAARGVRHAETVAATALTAAHAQHIQLPGQDTAAGITADLATQVLALDERLKQLDRQISDAFHTHPQATVIESMPGIGPILGAEFLVTAGDLASYPDAGHLASAAGLVPVAKDSGRRTGNLHRPQRYSRRLRRVFHLSAQTSIIRDGPNRTYYLKKRAQGHKHIPAVIALARRRVDVLWALLRDDRPFTTSPPARTPAATAA; encoded by the coding sequence ATGACCACACAGGTGCCCTGCTTATGGGTCGGTATCGACGCCAGCAAGGCCCACCACTGGTGGGTCGCCATCGACGACACCGGAACCACCGTCTGGAGCCGAAAGGTCGGCAACGACGAGGCCGCCATCCTCGCCGGCCTGAGCGAGATCCTTGCACTGGCCCGTGAGGTCCGCTGGGCAGTGGACCTCACCGGCACCGCGCCCGCCTTGCTGCTGGCCCTGCTAGCCGACCACGGCCAACGAGTCGTCTACGTACCAGGCCGGACGGTCAACCGCATGGCCGGCGCCTACCGGGGCGAGGCCAAGACCGATGCCCGCGACGCCTACATCATCGCCGAGACAGCCCGCCTGAGGAGGGACTTCGCCCCCGTCGAGGCGCCCACGAACCTGGGTGCTGACCTGGCTCTGCTCACGACCCACCGCTCCGACCTGATCGCCGACCGGGTGCGTCTTCTCAACCGTCTCCACGACGTGCTCACCGGCATCAGTCCTGCCCTGGAAGCAGCCTTCGACTACGCCGACCACAAGGGCGCCCTGGTCCTGCTCACCGGCTACCAGACCCCCGCCACCCTGCGCCGCTGCGGCCAGGCCCGTCTGACCCGCTGGCTCGCCGCACGAGGCGTGCGCCACGCCGAAACGGTCGCCGCCACCGCCCTCACCGCAGCGCACGCCCAGCACATCCAACTGCCCGGCCAGGACACGGCCGCAGGCATCACCGCAGACCTCGCCACGCAAGTGCTGGCCCTGGACGAACGGCTCAAGCAGCTCGACCGGCAGATCAGCGACGCCTTCCACACCCACCCGCAAGCCACCGTCATCGAGTCGATGCCGGGGATCGGCCCCATCCTCGGCGCCGAGTTCCTTGTCACCGCGGGTGATCTGGCTTCCTACCCCGACGCCGGTCACCTCGCCTCCGCCGCCGGCCTGGTCCCCGTCGCCAAAGACTCCGGACGCCGCACCGGCAACCTCCACCGGCCCCAGCGCTACAGCCGCCGCCTGCGCAGAGTTTTCCACCTCTCCGCGCAGACCAGCATCATCCGCGACGGCCCCAACCGGACCTACTACCTCAAGAAACGAGCCCAAGGACACAAGCACATACCCGCCGTCATCGCCCTCGCCCGCCGCCGCGTCGACGTCCTCTGGGCCCTACTGCGGGACGACCGCCCCTTCACCACCAGCCCGCCAGCCAGGACACCGGCCGCTACAGCAGCTTGA
- a CDS encoding NUDIX domain-containing protein has protein sequence MAPNAHEAKMAHPRMAAGVLFFDAAGRVLMVEPSYKDYWEIPGGYVETGESPLHAAIREVQEELGITPPIGRLLAVDWAPNEAEGDKVLYLFDGGQLSQDRLASIKLQPDELKSFAFVSADQLAERTIPRLARRIRAAVEARGSSAPVYLEHGEEPKSRAA, from the coding sequence ATGGCGCCGAATGCACACGAAGCGAAGATGGCGCACCCGCGTATGGCAGCGGGTGTGCTCTTCTTTGATGCCGCCGGGCGGGTCCTCATGGTGGAGCCCTCCTACAAGGACTACTGGGAGATCCCCGGCGGGTACGTCGAGACCGGCGAGTCCCCGCTGCACGCCGCCATCCGCGAGGTCCAGGAGGAGCTGGGAATCACCCCGCCCATCGGACGCCTGCTCGCGGTCGACTGGGCTCCGAACGAGGCCGAGGGCGACAAGGTGCTGTACCTGTTCGACGGCGGCCAGCTCAGCCAGGACCGGTTGGCGAGCATCAAGCTCCAGCCGGACGAGCTAAAGAGCTTTGCCTTTGTCTCTGCGGACCAGCTGGCCGAGCGGACGATCCCACGACTGGCCCGACGCATCAGGGCGGCTGTCGAGGCGAGGGGAAGCTCTGCTCCGGTTTACTTGGAGCACGGCGAGGAGCCGAAGAGCCGGGCTGCATGA